The DNA region CCTCGACTGCCCTTCCTGCGGTTCGGCCCACGTCGCCCTGCTTCTCGGCGACAGCGGCGGAATTTCCTACGTGTGCACGGCCTGCGGCCACAGCTGGAGCTGATCGATGGGTGCACACAGGCGCAAGTGCGATTGGTGCGGCAGTGGTACGCCCATCGTGCGCGACATGGAGCCGGTCAACCACGACTACCAGTACTGGTGCGAGGAGTGCGCTCGGGCGCTGATCATAAAAGGCGACCCGATCGAGACGTACCGCGAGCTGGAGGGCGAGCCGATCTACGGCCGACTCCTCGACGAGCACTGCACGCTCAAGCGGTTCTATTCCTTCGCCACTGCCTGACGCCGACCGGGGTATCGCCACACGGTGACCCCGGTCATGGCCGGCAACGTGAAAGTGGCCTCTTCGTAGAGGGCCGACAACGTCAACCCGACGCCACCCTGCCGCGGTTCGAGCCGTCGGGCCGGTGTGACACCCGACACGATGTGTGCGAGGAGAAGACCAGCGCCGTCGTGGCCCGGGCGACGACGGCCCAGGCACGCCCTCCACGCGGTTCCGCGGCACGGCGACCGGCCAGTCCCCACGGCGGCGGTGAGCGCCGCTCAGACGGCCACAGAGGCCCGGCTCCGGGGTGCGCAGCAGCGGGGCGGGCCTCCCCGCGCGGTGAACGGGTCGGAAGCCGGCGCTGTCCACCGTGACCATTCGGCCTGTCCGGGCGTACCGGAAACGATTTGGTGGTGCACCGGGGGGACCGGTAATGTTGGCGTCGCCGCCGGGGAAGCCCGGTGGAACACCGCGAGGGGCTATAGCTCAGTTGGTAGAGCACCTGCATGGCATGCAGGGGGTCAGGAGTTCAAATCTCCTTAGCTCCACAGCAGATGAAGGCGGGTCATCCGATAAGGATGGCCCGCCTTTTGCATTGGCTCGCTTTTGCCGTCTCTTGCGCCGGTCCCCTGCACTGTCTCCTGTGTGCGGTTGGGCGGCCCGGTCTCCCGGGCCGCCGGTGTGTCAGCGGCCGCGGCCCAGGGCGCGGCGGCCACCGCCACCGCCCTCGCGTACGGCGGGGAGGTTCTGGCGGGGAGCCGCTCCGCGGGTGTCCTCCTCGAGGCGCAGCGCGAGCGCCGGGCAGCGGCGTACGGCGCGCAGCGCCTTCGCCTCCGCGTACCGGGGCACCCCCGCCTGCGCGACGGTCGGGAAGCCGTCGGCGCCCAGCTGGAAGACCTCCGGGAGAATGTCCGCGCACAGGCCGTGTCCGCGGCACAGCGTCCAGTCGACGTAGATCTTCTGGCGGCTGGGACCCTGCTCCTGCTCCGGCTGGCCGCCCGGGATGCCGGTGGGCTGCTGGCCGCCCTCGAAGAGCGGCAGAACGCCCTCCACGGGCCGTCCGCAGCCGTTGCCGAGGACATGCGCGGCCAGGTCGTCCGTGAACGCCTTGATGGTCGACTCCAGGAACATCGCGGAGCCGTCCGGGTGTGAGCACGCGCCGCGCCGCTTCACGGCGTTGGCGACCTGCTTGAGTGCCTCCAGGGCGGCCGGGCCGCCGCCGTTGAGGATGTCCTCCATGCCGCGTGCCGCGGCGGGCAGTCCGAGGTAGCAGGGACCGCACTGTCCCGCGCTCTCCTCCGCCAGCCACTGCGCCACTCGCAGCGACTCGCCGAGCGGGCAGGTCGCCGTGCTGATCGGCAGGATCGCGCCCGCTCCGAGCGCACCGCCCACCGCGTCGAGGGAGTTGCGCGAGACGATCGCCTCGTTGACCGTCGCGGAGTCCAGCCACTTGCCGTGGTACCCGCCGGTCAGCACGCCCTGCGGCATCGGCGGGGCGCCGGCCAGCTGCAGGATGTACCGCAGCGGTACGCCGGTGGGGGCCTCGATCACCATCGGGCGGGCGACCGCTCCGGAGACGGTGAGCATGACCGTGCCGGGCTCGTCGTACAGGCCGGTGTTGCCGTAGCGCTCGGCGCCGATGCGCGCGGCGATCGCCAGCTGGGCGAACGTCTCGGCGTTCGACAGCAGGGTGGGCGCGCCGCCGACACCGTTCTGCGAGGCGCTGGTCTTGCGGCCGGGCGGGATCGCGGGACCGCCGTCGATGGAGCGGACGAGGGAGGCCGCCGCTCCGGTCACCATGCGCACCGGATTGCGCTGCACGCGCGCGCGGATGGTCGCTCCGCGCCGGTTGGTCAGCCCGCGCTCGGAGAGCGCCGCCTCCATCGACCGCTGCGTGGACTCACGGGTCACACCGACGACCAGGGTGCGTGCGCCCAGCGCCTCGGCGACCAGCAGGGCGCCGTCCAGGATCAGGTGCGGGGCACGGTTGATCATCACCGTGTCCTTGCGGCAGGCGGGCTCGTCCTCGCTTCCGTTGACGACGACCACGGGACGTACACCGCGGCGGATGGCCGCCTCGGCGACCGACCGCAGTTTCTTGTGGAACGGGAAGCCCGCGCCGCCGCGGCCCTTCAGGTTGATGCGTTCGGAGAGCTGCGCGAGCTGCTCTCCGCCCATCGGCTCGAGCGGTCCGTGCACCTTCAGGTGCATGGGCAGGTCGAGTCTCTCGACGAGATCGAAACCGGAGGTGAGCTGGGGAAGGCCCACCACTCGGACTTCGGGGACGTCGGGAAGGGCCTCGTTCACTAAAAGCCTCCGGAAGGCGCGTTCCAGGGTTCGCCGTTGCTGGGTGCCTCGTAGGAACCGGGCTGCGTTTCAGTGGCGGGACCGCTGTTGTACATGTCGTTCGGGTTGTACGTACCGAGGGGGTCGTTCGTCTCACCGGTGTCGTACACATCACTTGTGCCGTACGTGGGGACGGCGCCGGTGTCGTACATGCCGTTCGCGTCGTATGTGGGGATGGTCCCGGTGTCGTACGTCGGTGTCCCGGCGGGGCGCGGCGGGGCCTCGTAGAGCGGCGGGGACGGGGCCGGCCAGCGGGGGCCGGAGTTGCCGTCGACGCGCGGCATCGCCTCCGTGGCCTGCATGTCCATCGGCTGCATGCGCTGGGTGGGGTCGGGCATCAGCGGGTCCTGCGCGCGCGGGGTGTTGACGGCCCGGTAGGCGGCGGCGAAGCCGCCGGTGTCCGTGAGGGATCCGGTGTCCGTGAAGGACGCCGAGTCCTGGAGGGCGGAGCGCTGCGGCGACGCGTACGACCCGGACGGGGACGACGTCCGCTGCGAGGGAACCGCCATGTCCGGGAAGCCGGGCCGACCGCCGCCGGGCAGCGAGGCGTCCGCGGCACGGCGTGCCCCGGGCTCTTCGCGGTAGGACCGGTTGCCGCTGTCGAGCAGGGACAGGACGCGCCTGGCGACCTTCCGCTTGAACGACAGGGGGGCCGACCGCAGGAGCAGTGCGCCCATGACGGCGACCAGGGCCAGGCTGTACAGGATCACGAAGACAGGCTGCGCCTCGCGCCCGGCGAAGAGGCCGTGGATCAGGGCCGAGCACCAGGCGGGGTAGGCCAGCATGTGCAACGCGCGCCAGCGACCGGCGACGTGCACGGGGGACGAGAAGGCGCTGCGCAGCGCGCCGGTGAGGGCCGTGACGACCATCAGGAGGCCGGCCAGGGTGCCGAAACCGATGAGCCCGTTGGTGCCGGTGACGCCGAGGCCGAAGGGGATCACGACCGCGATCGCCGAGGTGTGGTCGAGCACGAGCTTGACCGAGATGTGCAGCAGCAGGAAGCCGACCGAGGCCACCGCCGTACTCCTGTGCACGGCCTGGGCTATCAGCCTCTGGCGTGTGTTGAGGAAGACCCGGTCGGTCGCGACGAGCCCCCAGAGCACCGAGAGGGTGAGGGACACGAGCGACAGAACGCCCGCGCCGAAGTTGAGGAATTCACGGAATCCGTCACCTCCGACCACGACGACTAGGGGTATCAGCAGCAAAGCGGCAGCCGTCACTCCGCCCCGGACCGATCGGCTCGGCTGGGCGAGTGTGCTGTTGTTACGGCGAGAGTTCATGGGGGCAACTCCGAACAGTTCGGGAAAGCGGTCCCGCTGCCGCACTCTAGGTCGAGCCATACCGAGGGGTACGAGGTTTGAGTTATTGCGCTGTTATCAAAGGGCAGTGAGGGAGTTGTGATGTCCCTTAGAGGCCCTTACGCGAAGTAACTTTTGACTCTTGTTCAACTTCTGTCGACCTGGCGCGGACGTGACACGCAGTGCCGCAGCGTAGCCGAAAGCGCGTCGCGGTCCGCTCGGCCGCTGCGGTACCCTGACGCCATGCGTGCCGTACGCCTTCTGCTTAGTGAGCCGCGCTGATCAATCCCGGTCGCCGGAAAACCGCGACCGGCATCGGCGCGGCGCCCCCTCCTGTGCGAGGGGTTTTTTCATTTCCTGAGCCGCTGGCAGAGACGATCGATGGAGCTTTGAGGATCATGAGCGAGACGAACAACGCTGCCGCCTCCGAGGTGGCCGCGCCGCACCGCTACACGGCCGCCATGGCCGAGCAGATCGAGGCACGCTGGCAGGACTTCTGGGACGCCGACGGCACCTACGAGGCGCCCAACCCGAAGGGTGACCTGGCGGGAGACCCCTCGCTGGTCGCCAAGCCCAAGAAGTTCGTCATGGACATGTTCCCGTACCCCTCCGGTGCGGGCCTGCACGTCGGTCACCCCCTGGGCTACATCGCCACCGATGTATTCGCCCGGTATCAGCGCATGACCGGCCACAACGTCCTGCACACCCTGGGCTTCGACGCCTTCGGCCTGCCCGCCGAGCAGTACGCCGTGCAGACCGGCACGCACCCGCGGGTGTCCACCGAGGCCAACATCGAGAACATGAAGATCCAGCTGCGCCGGCTGGGCCTGGGTCACGACAGGCGCCGGTCGTTCGCGACGATCGACCCGGACTACTACAAGTGGACCCAGTGGATCTTCCTGCAGATCTTCAACTCCTGGTACGACGACGAGGCGGACAAGGCCCGCCCGATCGCCGACCTGGTCGCCCAGTTCGAGATCGGTGAGCGCGCCGTACCCGGTGGACGCTCCTGGAGCGAGCTGACCGACGTCGAGCGCGCCGACATCCTGAGCGAGTACCGCCTGGCGTACGCCTCCGACGCGCCCGTCAACTGGTGTCCCGGGCTGGGCACCGTCCTGGCCAACGAGGAAGTCACCGCCGACGGCCGCTCCGAGCGCGGCAACTTCCCCGTCTTCAAGGCCAAGCTGCGCCAGTGGAACATGCGGATCACCGCGTACGCGGACCGCCTGCTGGACGACCTGGACGCGCTGGACTGGCCCGAGGCCATCAAGCTGCAGCAGCGCAACTGGATCGGCCGCTCCGAGGGCGCCCGCGTCGACTTCCCCGTGGACGGCGAGGCCATCACGGTCTTCACCACCCGCCCCGACACCCTGTTCGGCGCCAGCTACATGGTCCTGGCGCCCGAGCACCCGCTGGTCGAGAAGTTCACCCCGGCCGCCTGGCCCGAGGGCACCCATGACGTCTGGACGGGCGGTCACGCCACCCCCGCCGAGGCCGTCGCCGCCTACCGCGCGCAGGCCGCCTCCAAGTCCGACGTCGAGCGGCAGGCCGAGGCCAAGGACAAGACCGGCGTCTTCATCGGCTCGTACGCGACCAACCCGGTCAACGGCGAGCAGATCCCCGTCTTCATCGCCGACTACGTCCTGATGGGCTACGGCACCGGCGCGATCATGGCCGTCCCGGCGGGCGACCAGCGCGACTTCGAGTTCGCGCGCGCCTTCGAGCTGCCGATCCACTGCATCGTCGAGCCGACCGACGGGCGCGGCACCGACACGTCGACGTGGGAGAACGCCTTCGGGGCGTACGACGCGAAGATCATCAACTCCGCCAACGACGACATCTCCCTGGACGGCATGGGGGTCGCCGACGCCAAGGCGCGCATCACCGAGTGGATGGAGCGCAAGGGCATCGGCCACGGCACCGTCAACTTCCGGCTGCGCGACTGGCTGTTCAGCCGCCAGCGCTACTGGGGCGAGCCCTTCCCGATCGTCTACGACGAGGACGGCATCGCCCACCCGCTGCCCGAGTCGATGCTGCCCCTGGAACTGCCCGAGGTCGAGGACTACTCGCCGCGCACCTTCGACCCGGACGACGCGAACACGTCCCCGGAGACCCCGCTGTCCCGCAACGAGGACTGGGTCGACGTCACGCTGGACCTGGGTGACGGCCGCGGCCCGCGCAAGTACCGCCGCGAGACCAACACCATGCCCAACTGGGCCGGTTCCTGCTGGTACGAGCTGCGCTACCTGGACCCGCACAACTCCGAGAAGCTGGTCGACCCGGAGATCGAGCAGTACTGGATGGGCCCGCGCGAGGGCCAGCCGCACGGCGGCGTCGACCTGTACGTCGGCGGCGCCGAGCACGCCGTGCTGCACCTGCTGTACGCGCGCTTCTGGTCCAAGGTGCTGTTCGACCTGGGGCACGTCTCCTCGGTCGAGCCGTTCCACAAGCTGTTCAACCAGGGCATGATCCAGGCCTACGTGTACCGCGACAGCCGTGGCATCGCCGTACCGGCCGCCGAGGTGGAGGAGCGCGACGGCGCGTACTACCACCAGGGCGAGAAGGTCTCCCGACTGCTGGGCAAGATGGGCAAGTCCCTGAAGAACGCGGTCACTCCGGACGAGATCTGCGCCGAGTACGGCGCGGACACGCTGCGTCTGTACGAGATGGCGATGGGCCCCCTGGACGTGTCGCGGCCGTGGGACACGCGCGCGGTGGTGGGCCAGTTCCGGCTGCTGCAGCGGCTGTGGCGCAACGTCGTCGACGAGGCGACGGGTGAGGTCACCGTCGTCGACACCGAGCCGGACGAGCAGGCGCTGCGCGCCCTGCACAAGGCGATCGACGGCGTGCGCCAGGACCTGGAGGGCATGCGCTTCAACACCGCGATCGCCAAGGTCACCGAGCTGAACAACCACCTGACCAAGGTGGGCGGTCCGGTCTCGCGCACGGTCGCCGAGTCGCTGGTGCTGCTGGTCGCGCCGCTGGCCCCGCACATCGCCGAGGAGCTGTGGCGCAAGCTGGGCCACACGGACTCCGTCGTGCACCGGGACTTCCCGGTCGCCGACCCGGCGTACGTCGTGGACGAGACCGTGACCTGCGTCGTGCAGATCAAGGGCAAGGTCAAGGCGCGCCTGGAGGTCTCCCCGTCGATCTCGGACGAGGAACTGGAGAAGGTCGCGCTGAGCGACGAGAAGGTGGTCGCCGCGCTGGACGGGGCGGGCATCCGCAAGGTGATCGTGCGGGCGCCGAAGCTGGTGAACATCGTTCCCGCGTAGACGGAGGCCCGAGAGGGTCGGGGTAGTCCCCTACGGGCAGGTTGGGGGTTCCGCTGGAACCCTCGGCCTGCCTTTTCCGTTTACCGTGGAAGAGCCGGCCGGCACCGCCGGGCACGGGAAGCAGCACCCGAGAGGATCGTCATGGAAGCCGTGGTCGCAATCGTGGCGCTGATCTTCGTGCTGTTCGTGGCGCTGGGGGCGTATGCCACGGTGAAGGTGGTCGGCGCGGCCAAGCGCGGAGTGGACCGCACCGTCGCACAGGCCCGCCGCACGGTGGAGGACTCCACGCTCAGGGCGAAGACCTTCGCCCAGCCGGGACCCCAGGGCGAGATCGCCCAACTCCGCCTCTCCCTGCGCACATCGATGCGTGCCACCCAGGAGGCGCTGCACGCGGGCGTGACGGAGGACGAGTCGCTGAAGGAGTCCCTGGCACTCTTCGAGCGGCTCAGCGCTCATGGCCACGAGCTGGACGGCGACCTGAAGCGACTGGAGCGCGAGCCGGACAGGACCCGCCTCACCGAGCGACTTCCCTCGCTGAGGGAGCGCACGGAGCAGATAACGAAGTCGGCGGACGCCCTGCGCTGGGCGGCTCGCGACCGTGCCCAGCGCTTCGGGAACGACGACCTGGAATCGCTGAGCACCCAGATCGACATGGAGGCGGGCGCACTGCGGCACTGGACGACGGAACCGGCTTCCACGGGGACATCGGATCCGTCTGCGGCCGGGTCGCCCGGTCCGTCCGTGGGGACGCCCGGCTCCTCCGCAGGGACGCCGGGTCCGTCCGCAGGGACGCCCGGTCCCGCCTCCACGCGGACGCCGCCGGAGCCGGCCGCGGCACGGACGCCGCCCCCGGCCCCGTGGCCCGAGGCGCCGCCCGTCCCCGCCGACCAGCAGACCTGGCCGGAGAGCCCCGAGTCGCGCAGGGCCGAGGAGCCCACCCGGGCCGCGATCGACCCGCCCGTGCAGCGACAGGCCTACCCTTGGGAGAAGAAGCCCCGCCCCGAGAGCACTACTTGATCCCATCTGCCCGGCCGCAGGTGGGAGGGGCCGGACTGCCGCCCACGCTCACTGACAGGTAACCTCCAGCTCATGTCCCGCCATGTCGCGATCGTCACCGATTCAACGGCCTACCTGCCGCCACGGACGATGGAGCGCCACGGCATCACCGCGGTGCCCCTGACCGTGGTCCTCGGGGACCAGGCACTCGAAGAGGGCACCGAGATCTCGGCCCGTTCACTGGCCCTGGCGCTGCAGAAACGACGGTCCGTCACCACCTCCCGGCCCAGCCCCGAGGTGTTCGCCGAGACCTACCGCAGGGTCGCCGAGTCCGGCGCGACCGGCATCGTCTCGCTGCACCTGTCAGCGGAGTTCTCGGGCACGTACGACGCCGCTGTCCTCGCCGCGCGCGAGGCGCCGGTGCCCGTGCGGGTGGTGGACACCGGGATGGTCGCCATGGCCCTCGGCTTCTGCGCGCTGGCCGCGGCCGAGTCCGCCGAGGCGGGCGGCACGGTCGACGAGGCGGTCACCGCGGCGGAGAAACGGGCCGCGGGTACGTACGCGTACTTCTACGTGGACACCCTCGACTATCTGCGCCGGGGCGGCCGCATCGGGGCGGCGCAGGCGCTGCTCGGGTCTGCGCTGGCCGTGAAACCGCTGCTGCAGCTGGACGGCGGGCGCATCGAGCTCCTGGAGAAGGTACGGACGGCGGGCAAGGCGATCGCCCGACTGGAAGAGATCGTGGCCGAGCGGGCGGGGAGCGCACAGGTCGACATCGCGGTCCACCATCTCGCCGCGCCCGAGCGGGCGGCGGCGCTCGCGGAGCGGTTGCGTGTTCGGGTGCCGGGGCTGGCCGATCTGCATGTGAGCGAGGTCGGGGCGGTGATCGGGGCGCACACCGGGCCCGGGCTGCTCGGGGCGGTCGTTTCTCCTCGCTGAGGTCGTTTCTCCTCGGCGAGTCTCCTCGGTGAGCTCGGACTGACTCGTGTGGGTGGCGGAGTTATCCACAACTGGGTGGTAATCCCCGGGAATTGAGCAAGATCATCGTGGTTCGGCAATTGTGCCCGATTCTCGTCGCATGGCACTTCGATCACCTTCACGGACAGCGACAGCAACCAGCGGACCGGGCCGGGGCCCGGTCTCCGACAGCCGTACGCGACACCGCCATCACCGCCGTCGCAGCAGGTCCCGGCGTCGAGAAGCCTCCGCGGAGGCGCTGCGCCTGCGCGCGGAGACACTCTTCGCCGAACGGAGGAGAGTGCGCGGGGAGTTGAGGCATGGTCCGCCGGTGGTGTCGGGGCGGGAGGGGTGGAGCCGTGGCCGCGGCGGTGTCGTCACCGATGTTGGTACCGATGCCGAAACTGGTGTTGAG from Streptomyces sp. NBC_00258 includes:
- a CDS encoding NADH-quinone oxidoreductase subunit NuoF family protein — its product is MNEALPDVPEVRVVGLPQLTSGFDLVERLDLPMHLKVHGPLEPMGGEQLAQLSERINLKGRGGAGFPFHKKLRSVAEAAIRRGVRPVVVVNGSEDEPACRKDTVMINRAPHLILDGALLVAEALGARTLVVGVTRESTQRSMEAALSERGLTNRRGATIRARVQRNPVRMVTGAAASLVRSIDGGPAIPPGRKTSASQNGVGGAPTLLSNAETFAQLAIAARIGAERYGNTGLYDEPGTVMLTVSGAVARPMVIEAPTGVPLRYILQLAGAPPMPQGVLTGGYHGKWLDSATVNEAIVSRNSLDAVGGALGAGAILPISTATCPLGESLRVAQWLAEESAGQCGPCYLGLPAAARGMEDILNGGGPAALEALKQVANAVKRRGACSHPDGSAMFLESTIKAFTDDLAAHVLGNGCGRPVEGVLPLFEGGQQPTGIPGGQPEQEQGPSRQKIYVDWTLCRGHGLCADILPEVFQLGADGFPTVAQAGVPRYAEAKALRAVRRCPALALRLEEDTRGAAPRQNLPAVREGGGGGRRALGRGR
- the leuS gene encoding leucine--tRNA ligase; translated protein: MSETNNAAASEVAAPHRYTAAMAEQIEARWQDFWDADGTYEAPNPKGDLAGDPSLVAKPKKFVMDMFPYPSGAGLHVGHPLGYIATDVFARYQRMTGHNVLHTLGFDAFGLPAEQYAVQTGTHPRVSTEANIENMKIQLRRLGLGHDRRRSFATIDPDYYKWTQWIFLQIFNSWYDDEADKARPIADLVAQFEIGERAVPGGRSWSELTDVERADILSEYRLAYASDAPVNWCPGLGTVLANEEVTADGRSERGNFPVFKAKLRQWNMRITAYADRLLDDLDALDWPEAIKLQQRNWIGRSEGARVDFPVDGEAITVFTTRPDTLFGASYMVLAPEHPLVEKFTPAAWPEGTHDVWTGGHATPAEAVAAYRAQAASKSDVERQAEAKDKTGVFIGSYATNPVNGEQIPVFIADYVLMGYGTGAIMAVPAGDQRDFEFARAFELPIHCIVEPTDGRGTDTSTWENAFGAYDAKIINSANDDISLDGMGVADAKARITEWMERKGIGHGTVNFRLRDWLFSRQRYWGEPFPIVYDEDGIAHPLPESMLPLELPEVEDYSPRTFDPDDANTSPETPLSRNEDWVDVTLDLGDGRGPRKYRRETNTMPNWAGSCWYELRYLDPHNSEKLVDPEIEQYWMGPREGQPHGGVDLYVGGAEHAVLHLLYARFWSKVLFDLGHVSSVEPFHKLFNQGMIQAYVYRDSRGIAVPAAEVEERDGAYYHQGEKVSRLLGKMGKSLKNAVTPDEICAEYGADTLRLYEMAMGPLDVSRPWDTRAVVGQFRLLQRLWRNVVDEATGEVTVVDTEPDEQALRALHKAIDGVRQDLEGMRFNTAIAKVTELNNHLTKVGGPVSRTVAESLVLLVAPLAPHIAEELWRKLGHTDSVVHRDFPVADPAYVVDETVTCVVQIKGKVKARLEVSPSISDEELEKVALSDEKVVAALDGAGIRKVIVRAPKLVNIVPA
- a CDS encoding DegV family protein codes for the protein MSRHVAIVTDSTAYLPPRTMERHGITAVPLTVVLGDQALEEGTEISARSLALALQKRRSVTTSRPSPEVFAETYRRVAESGATGIVSLHLSAEFSGTYDAAVLAAREAPVPVRVVDTGMVAMALGFCALAAAESAEAGGTVDEAVTAAEKRAAGTYAYFYVDTLDYLRRGGRIGAAQALLGSALAVKPLLQLDGGRIELLEKVRTAGKAIARLEEIVAERAGSAQVDIAVHHLAAPERAAALAERLRVRVPGLADLHVSEVGAVIGAHTGPGLLGAVVSPR
- a CDS encoding cytochrome b/b6 domain-containing protein, yielding MNSRRNNSTLAQPSRSVRGGVTAAALLLIPLVVVVGGDGFREFLNFGAGVLSLVSLTLSVLWGLVATDRVFLNTRQRLIAQAVHRSTAVASVGFLLLHISVKLVLDHTSAIAVVIPFGLGVTGTNGLIGFGTLAGLLMVVTALTGALRSAFSSPVHVAGRWRALHMLAYPAWCSALIHGLFAGREAQPVFVILYSLALVAVMGALLLRSAPLSFKRKVARRVLSLLDSGNRSYREEPGARRAADASLPGGGRPGFPDMAVPSQRTSSPSGSYASPQRSALQDSASFTDTGSLTDTGGFAAAYRAVNTPRAQDPLMPDPTQRMQPMDMQATEAMPRVDGNSGPRWPAPSPPLYEAPPRPAGTPTYDTGTIPTYDANGMYDTGAVPTYGTSDVYDTGETNDPLGTYNPNDMYNSGPATETQPGSYEAPSNGEPWNAPSGGF